One Ostrea edulis chromosome 6, xbOstEdul1.1, whole genome shotgun sequence genomic window, AATCTTTTCTTAGACACGTGACTGGTTATATTTTCCCGACCTGGGATTCCTGTGCATTACATATCTTCAAGTTGGTTTTTTTGGtattaaaatgtatattgttgtgttttataataaaaagataaacaaaatttgtGTTTTCATCTAATACGTGTCTGACGCATACTGGTGCTGTAGAAGACAGACAAATCAGCTCGAAATAAGCAAGAACtagaaatgaatgatttttaatatgaaATAATGCACGATTTCTGCATAGAATAAATCCAAAGTCAATCGATTGATGACTCCAGGATCTATACAATTATTTATATAGCACAATGGCAGATACAAGTATAGACATTAATATGAtcgaaaataaataaataaatatcacatCTACATTGACATTGGTTCGTGGAATTCTTTTAGAAATCGAACCCACTTCATATAGGTATAATGATTTTCTGTTTGAGCTAATATGTAACAAGGCAGATCACTTCCATTTACTCACACACTTCTAACATGGCACACCCTATTTGTTCTCGTCCATGACCTCGATATTTACTGACACTCTGTGTGGAACACGCATCTCGATTTGCTTTTCAGGACGTGGGAATTTTATGGAAGAAAAACCAGAAACAATCTTCGATTTGAACTGAATGATAAATGTGAGAAGAATTATAAACGCAAGGATTCCTGCACACAGTCCAACAACAGTGGCTGCCAGTTCCCTCAGATGATGTTTAGTGACATCTTCAGTGGTGTTGTTTCCGTTTCCGGTTGAGTTCTGTTAACAGAATGGACGCCATAGtgataaaattgtaaaaaaaaatgttttggtaGTGTGCAAGATGATAATACGGACGCTCTATAGGTTAGGAACATTTTGCGGAATATCAGTtgcaaaacaagatgtgttcgtGAAACACTGACGCCTCcggattacaacaaagtggaactGTACGACatgcagttttttttaaatttccaaaaactAATTCAATGGTCAATGTCACCGaatttggtatcgttggaaaggtcttttcacaagaaatgcacatgctaAATATAAAAGCAGAACCTCATacgatttgaaagatatggcttatattcaaatattcgaattttctaaaagtagatcaaaggtcaatgtaaAGGGTaccaggtcaaagattttggtgtcaatggaaatgTTTGACACAGGGaatacacatacaaaatatgaaagcttggCCTCTTGTGGTGTAAAAGATATTACCAATGTTAAAGGTTTTTTTCACACAGACAGACGGTTaggccaaaaactatatgctTTCGATTCCGGGGATTATACTATCTTTTTGTTATTCAATTAAGGAATTTAAAGTTTTTCTGTAGGATGGAGGTTTACcacgaaataaaaaagaaacgaCAGCTTAAGAATACTTCTTGTTGCTGACGTATTGGAAAGCGTACACCCTAACACGTCCAATTGAAATTGTTTCTTTAAAACTGtacttgtttcattttttcagacAGTGGTTATGACCAGATTCATAATACATTGATATTAGTATTTTCAGAATAGCAACCTGAAGCAGATCTAGTACAATGAATGCGAGTTGCGGTACACATGTTCACATCACACAAAATTCCATTCTGACAgccagaaaataaaattatttgaaactTTACTTACCATCTTTGTTTAAAGTGTAATTCAGTGTATGGAATGAGGAAGTGTGTTGTTGTTTACCTGATCTACATTATAAGCAGCCCAAGTGCATGAAATTTGAATCCAACTTCCAGAAAGACATTTAAATATCTGTATGATATTGCATTAGCGTGGACCGTGAAATACCATTATACATGGCTCAGGACCTTCTGTACTGTACATCGTCATCTGGATAATTCTTATGATATCTGAACAAGAAGTACTTGATCAACTACTAATCTGGAATAAAAGCGAACGAACGAAGCGTGTAGTTGGGGGTAACATTGAAacttttcaccccgagaaaccattgtcaaccaagGCGCAATAaaattcgagtattttacatgaaagtatagtGAAAGAAGATATTGCCTTGTCTATTCTCAAACCTCTTATAAAATCATTAATATCTCATTGTTCCTTGACATCAAAATTTCAGACGACAGTTCATAGTACAactatttacaaaacaaaggtAATATCAACAACTATAGGCCAATATAAGTTACATCAGCTGTTGGCAAATTAAAAGGAAAATACATTTCAGCATCTGTACAACTATGTCGTGGACAACAACATTATCTACAAATATCAATAAGGATTCCAGCCTGGTGATTCAACAATAAACCAActcattgaaatataaaatgctATTATTGCATGTCTTGACAAAGGTAAATATGTAAGGTTTATTTTCTGTGATACATCATAAAGTCTTTGATAGAGTTCAGCACAAAGGTAGTCTCTATGCAAGCTAAGCCTCTATCGTACGTGGATCTTATCAAATTACTAATTGAGTTGAAAACTATCATACAGATCACAAAAAGTTGTCTTAGATGGATTTACTTTTTCTAGAACTAAAAATTCTGAAGTCCCTCAGGGGTTTGTTTTAGACCCGCCCTTGTTCTTATGACATGTGATGATTTAAAAGTAGAGTAAGACGTTTTCCTAAAGGAACTTCTTAATATGTAACTGGTAACGTATAGCTAATTAGTTAGCCAGTGATCTTGAAACAAATCTACCAATAGTCTATATGATAGACTGTGGATTAAATTCCCCcgaatcaattttaaaaatatcacaagaaaacacatttttcatcctaaaataaaatttggttgtaACTGTCTGTTGGATGCCtcatatatttgatattcatgAAACGACATTcccaaacttcacaaaatccttacaaagatacattgctggatccattAAGTGCTCTAcgaagcccctatctttgctcctcgcgaaaatattaacagctgtgaaggagaaacttcaaacgtattgtgtcgtaacatatgccagaaacgatgtaaatcaaatgtggattctaaaaacaaTTCTGAAGAACatttaagtaaatttgaaatcacaaaacttctGAAATCAAAACGTatcacttttcaacactttacacaagcATTCCTCACaacaaattaaagattttttaacatcatggacagttgtttcttcaacaaagaTGGGAAAAAGGAAACATTAATAtcaagtgatcagtcatccaaaactcACTTAAATGGTTATGTCTCTCaagtgattcgatacgcgagggCTTGTTCtttgtatgatcagtttttttaaatcaaggcatgctactgacaaacaagttggtgttacaggggtttaaacagtctcgttAAAAGTAACCGTTTCatttggtcattataatgatctagtttgccaatacaacttttCATTGGTTTAAATGCTGCCttacatgttttatatcaattgttaAGTCGGTATAGGCCTCACgttgggtgtgaccggtcgacaggggatgattactcctccttggcacctgatcccacctctggtgtgtccaggggtccttgtttgcccaactctatattttatattccttatcagagctatgagattgatcactctttatcatctttacctttcatgttaCAAAGGTTTTCTCGTTTAAACTCAGCAAATTGCAAAAGATAATTACGGtccttattatatatatattttccgGCCGTCCGAAATTACCGGCATTTACCCAAACGCTGATAAGATTCTTAGCTTCAAAGACAATTTAAATAGTTTTGAATATGTTTAAAAGTACATTTTGGAAACCAAAAGactgaaatataaattttgtaagTGTCTGATAGTACAAGTTATAAAAGTATAATCATACACGTAAATTGTATATGTCTGACTTTCTCCTGTTGAATCatttacccccaccccccacccccattttattatttttatcggattatattttgattgtttttatgcttttgtttgatttttcttAGGTCCCATTACCGCCGCCCCTTTTCACCAATTTCACCgttttgtttcattcacttTCTATGTGAAGTAAAGTTCTGTATTTATTCAAACTTCTTATATTGTATTTTATCATGGTCCCCGATTTTTTTTTCGGGGGAGGATATAGTCGTCCGAGCTTATATCTTCTAAAAATTTCATCAGAAATTTATCATAACTGATCACAAATATTTCCTGGGGCAGAGAGTCTTGGACCAAGGttattttggaaaggtcaagatcactcaGAATATATACCTTATACATGGAAAAAgcttttgaacaggtattgatcatatattacacaaataagtaacaggcaaatggctttcagacaaaggtcattcaatgttgtgtttgtgaaacacaaatgcctccgataatggccaattctaaaagatggccaatgtcacaaggacacaTATCTTGGTAGCAGtagaaagattgattgattggatattgttttgcatccctctcgagaatatttcactcatatagagacgtcaccacttccggtgaaggactgcaaaatttaggcctatgctcggcacttatggccattgagcagggagggatctttatcgtgccacacctgctgcgacacgggacatcgatttttgcggtctcatccgaaggacggtcccatttagtcgcctcttacgacaagcaagggggtactgagtacctgttctaacccggatccccacgggaacgatcttgtcacaagaaatgctcatgtgcaatatgaaagctctaatatttaccatttagaagttatgaccaatgtcaattttttaaaagtaggtcaaactccaaggtcaacgtcacagAGTCTACAACTTTgttacccacgaaaaggtcttgtcataaggaatactcatgtgaaatatcaaagctttagcacttacagttcaaaagttatttgcaagtttaaagttttcaaaatgtaggtcaaactccaaggtcaaggtcacggggttaaaaatgttggtaccatATTTCTAATATAGAATACCTACATGAAAGAAAACCGTTGTGACGTGTAGGCTACAATGATAGACTAGCGGTACTATTTACATTGTACTCCTTGATATAACAAAATGTCTCGCTGTTGTTGTCACTGATGAGTTTCAAACCATGATATTTACATctgtctttgatatctttacaattGTAATgctagccatttcctcatgaatgcgttgaAGTTGTGAATAATGTggatatgaattttgataaacgtAGCCTCTATTTTAACGTTTAGGAATTACGCCAGAGATGAAAACAgaatatacagaaaataaatttcaacgcttcacgccggcatacttttttttcaaaaatgaaatttatttttaactatATACTAGCAAATTCAATAAGAGATACACACCTGACGTTCGTATGTCACGTGATAACGACCCCAATTTCCCTTCATATCTTCCACAACCAATACAGCCTCGTTCTGACAGCAACTGGTACTAAAcacaatatcaaagatttgCTAAACACATTTTATGCAATATTGCTATAAACTTTCAAAGGCAACTTTGTCGGGAATTTTGTTCCAAAACTGCAAGAATGgttaataattttataatagattcatttacaatgtatttagaGTATCTTTACCTTATGTTCCCATGGACGGGCACCTTGGCCAGACCGTCTGGGAAGTTCTCTGTATGGACATTGGAATGAGTCGTGTCCTCCGCCATCACGCGGTGTATCCCGGATTCGTTATCTTGGACTACAAAATGCACCACCCATTCCCCTGCCTAATaccaaaaaatatattataatgcATGTAGAAAAAATGCCCAACTGTGTTTGAAATTCAGATTTATTTGACATGCTGGAGCAATTTTTCTTCTACATAATCATATAGATGGATGTACTAGATGATAACGGTAGATTATATTATGATATTgtcaaaattttactttttatttattttggacAGTAGGCTTGAATCAATTTTCTATACCGTGCATTTGACTTTGATATAACATCTGTCGATGAATGACACTTTGTTGAATGCTGGAGGAGAAACGTCGGTCTGCGAGGTGGCGAGAGTCAAATCACTGATTGTGGATATAGTCCATGGAGGGGTTATCGTTTTGGAAATAGAGGACTTTTTCTCTACTATGCTGCTGTTGGTAACCCACGCTGTTGAATTTGAATATGACGTAATATCCTGTGAAGTGGTTCTGGGAGTGAGGGTACTCTTTCTTGGATTCGTTTCAGGTGACGTCATCAATTCTGATTTTGGAGTCGATAGGATATTGTTGGGTTGTACAATCAATAAAAGTTTTGTCAATTCCACGTTCCCCTTGATTCTCTTCACACTTAGAATTACATTGCTGTggaaaaaagaatattttgtaGAGCGTTGATATCTTTCTTTGTCCTCACTTGATTTGTTGTTCGTAGTAATTGATATAGAGTATATAAGATTCGAGCATACCACGGCCTGATCTATTTGAATAcagtatatctttaaaaatagtATGCCATTTAATAGACGGCTTTTggtgatgaaaatgtgaaagatCCAAGGAAGTGATCTACAAACGCATTTTGTTCATTTACGCAATTTTTAAATTTCGTAAATAAAACACTAACATTGCCAACTTTTTGTTCATTAATATTGTATAATCTAACATCACCGATCCCTCAGTTagttaaagacccaattttaagttgacacccccaaattgtaagctgcctgccaatcaaatatttaacaatagatctcaggtggagtgacatctgcagacactgtggtctggggctaccccagagaggtgttttgataacaataacagccagtatctacaagcattctttagatcttgaggaaacCCAGtctacctgagttttgataacAATGATCTGTCCATacctgctattttcttgtaattcaattgtttttaaaaaggcccctgaacaatgcaatttcaatataattgtaattttccccctctatatacctgtacatgtattataaattacacaatcagaaatcaaaaaataatttgcaCAATTATTTCTGAAACttgtaacctattgaaataatttgtcatcaatttatgatacctctatattcataacagaaattattcatccagtcaatgacagagagaaagaggggtgcatatagaatgtgtgtcagctaccctaatgaatacaaccattattcaaacactatgaccacagaaactctgcagaggtccctgagacaggtcctgtgtatatcaaaactatattttaaaaaaaagcatggacaggtacatttctaccatgttctgcctctgtgtatttctttgagtgccatgggatatagcaattaacaccttggtagaccctggccactccaggtaaataacatctgtttagattaggctccgcctacattttcaccaaccgtacggtcatgagatgggtctttaacaTTGTATAATCTAACATCATCGATCCCTCAGTtaattaacattgtataatctAACATCACCGATCCCTCAGTtaattaacattgtataatctAACATCACCGATCCCTCAGTtaattaacattgtataatctAACATCACCGATCCCTCAGTTATTTAACATTGTATAATCTAACATCACCGATCCCTCAGTtaattaacattgtataatctAACATCACCGATCTCTCAGTTACTTAACATTGTATAATCTAACATCACCGCTCAGTtaattaacattgtataatctAACATCACCGATCTCTCAGTTACTTAACATTGTATAATCTAACATCACCGATCCCTCAGTtaattaacattgtataatctAACATCACCGATCCCTCAGTTAGTTAATATTGTATAATCTAACATCACCGATCTCTCAGTTAATTAACATTGTATAACCTAACATCACCGCTCAGTtaattaacattgtataatctAACATCACCGATCCCTCAGTTAATCAACATTGTATAATCTAACATCACCGATCCCTCAGTTAATTAATATTGTATAATCTAACATCACCGATTCCTCAGTtaattaacattgtataatctAACACCACCGATCCCTCAGTTAATTAACCCTGTATAATCTAACACCACCGATCTCTCAGTtaattaacattgtataatctAACATCACCGCTCAGTTAATTAATATTGTATAATCTAACACCACCGATCTCTCAGTtaattaacattgtataatctAACATCACCGTTCAGTTAATTAATATTGTATAATCTAACATTACCAATCCCTCAGTTAGTTAACATTGTATAATCTAACATCACCGATCCCTCAGTTAATTAACCCTGTATAATCTAACACCACCGATCTCTCAGTtaattaacattgtataatctAACATCACCGATCTCTCAGTtaattaacattgtataatctAACATTACCAATCCCTCAGTtaattaacattgtataatctAACATCACCGATCCCTCAGTTAATTAATATTGTATAATCTAACATTACCAATCCCTCAGTTAAATAACATTGTATAATCTAACATCACCGATTCCTCAGTTAATTAACCCTGTATAATCTAACATCACCGATCCCTCAGTtaattaacattgtataatctAAATCACCGTTAAGTtaattaacattgtataatctAACACCACCGATCTCTCAGTtaattaacattgtataatctAACATCACCGATCTCTCAGTtaattaacattgtataatctAACATCACCGATCCCTCAGTtaattaacattgtataatctAACATCACCGATCCCTCAGTTAGTTAACATTGTATAATCTAACATCACCGATTTCTCAGTTAGTTAACAATGTATAATCTAATATCACCGATCCCTCagttaattataccccccgcaacaagttgtgggggggtatactggaatcgggttgtccgtctgtctgtccgtccgtccgtccgtctgtagacgcaatagtttccgggctctaaagcattatcctttccacctaccgtcaccatatcatatatatggactacccatgggatgaagatgttccctatcgattttggggtcaaaaggtcaaaggtcacgcgcactggacatcgaagtagcaatatggtttccgggcactaaagtgttatcctttccacctacagtcaccatatcatacatatggactacccgtgggatgaagatgttccctatcgattttggggtcaaaaggtcaaaggtcacgcgttgtaaaaactgaccatacgcagaacaagctctggcgtatcaaatcagttgagagatataaacaccatatgcagatgataatggaatattgcataaatatgggaagacaacgacggagaagctgaaatcatcccgtttgtcacacggttgagttgtcagtttgctgttaatgtctactttccataaaatatctaaatatgaagcagaagtggacgactctgtggtgtctttttcTTCGAACTCACAGGTATATATCggatcgacatatgaatgaaagttattaatattaatagacaaaacgtcgtcgatatatctaaatgtcgaattgaaggccacagcaagaaattttttcttctcacgtagaagttttgaataaattctgcttctgcttcatatgaatatagaaacaggacggggtttcaacagtctcaattgaagtcagcatttcgctgattctatggtcgttataacgatctagtttggcaatacaatctatcattgggtcaaatgctgtctggcgtgtttcataccgattattaggccgttctaaacacactgattttgactacagattactacgtttatctaatcaagatatagggctcatgatgggtgtgactggtcgacaggggatacttactcctcgtaggaacctgatcccacatttggtatatccaggggtccgtgtttgcccaactttctattttgtattgcttataggagttaagagattaatcatgtttgttatatttagctttcattgagacgtcaccagctgtaggtgaagcacCATAAATTTACACTTATGTTTAGCGCGCATGACCCTAGTAGTGAAGGATCtctaacgtgccaacgcctgccaagatacgggacctccattttttaaggtcatatccgaaagatccaTGATtgtcacttttaaatgccgggCGTTTGTCGATGGAGCATTCATTAGATATGTTTACATTTTAGGTTTCACGCGGCCATgtcacgagcggggctcgaactcacgccctctcggttacaaagcgaacactctgagctaccgcgacccaTTTCCAGGTGTTAGCACGACAAAGGACTCTTAATCACTACTATGAGCGtcaaacataggtctaaataaATTTGTGCTACTTCAGCAACAGCTTGTGACGtttgatatgagtgaaaaattgtcgGAAGGACGCAAAACCAACATAAACCATTCAGTCATAACAATTTGATTGTTTTATTCAGAAGCATTGTATTCCAAATGTTATCTTCgtgtacttttttttattaagatCCTCCCTTCTTGGTCAGACAAAGTTTGATCCATGAATCGTGAAATAGACTTAATAAAATGCGCTCACTGTTGATTGACACACCGGATTGTATTATTGCATGACAAACATTTAGATTCCTCACCATGAGCGGTGTATTTACATTTAAAGCGACAAAACAATGCCCGCTGCGTGAGTATTTCTCGTTTACATTAAAAGATCTTAATGTCGTTAAAATCGTCATGAAATGATTGAAAATGGCATTCCGAATACACACAACGTCAACATCACGCTACGAAGTTCATATAAGGGTCTAATTTAGCTCTAAAAACGAAAATACTTGAAGCTGTTGTTTCTAAGTCTCTCTTTTTCTAACTTCAAAGATTGTGCgacaaaaacataatataaCGACCAGTTTCCGGTTATTTATTGTAATCGTGCGCGTTACAGAACACAGTGTacgattgtatattgtttaatgtccccctcgagaatttttcacttacatggagacgtcaccattgcaggtgaaaggctgcaaaatttagatctatgctcggcgtttacggcttttgagcagggagggatctttatcgtgccacacctgctgtgacaagacGTCTCGgatttgctgtctcatccgcaggaccgccccatttagtcgcctcttacgaaaagcaaggggtacaggatacctattctaacccggatccccacggaatcgCAATTTAAGAGATATTACtcattatatatgtgtgtgtgtgatgagtAATGTTCCCCAGTATGCTCCGTGTTGTGTACTTCCCACTTTCCACTAAGTGttcaaaatttcaagaaaatgttaatgcCACACCCAAGGGTAATTCTTTAGAGGTAACAAGACCACGAATACATAATCTACATGGAGTTCAGGCATCGCTTGAACGTTGAGATTTTCCGTGTCGAATCTAATGCTGTTACCAGACCAATTGCTTAAGTTAATACATAGATAGTGTATAGAGATCAATTTTCACCCCTGTTTGATTTTCTCCTCTATCACCGTTTCACGAAATTGTCGAATTTGAATGCACAGATTCATCTCAGTACCAAAGAATTCGAGCGAATATAAAACGGAGCGACGCGTCCgggcaaaaacaaaaaagatagATTTTAAggtaaaataaaaactaaaacaatagaggcatgGGGTTTATTCGATATACTGTAATCTAATTTCTTTCCACACTTAATAATATAAAATGTAGGTTTTAAAATCAAGTAGAGAACGGTTGGTGTTTTATAGAGAACTGAAATGCAACGTAACACAAGGTACGTGTATGTAAAATATAGGTACCTGtacaatatgtaaatgtagATATTCCACACCACAACACGTATATAGCTTTATTAAATGACATACCAAGAGGTCCCAACAGACGCACTAGAAGAAATCATGACGGCAAATGCTCCGTATTGTTTGGTATAAGAGGGAACCTCGATTTCATCACCTGCCGTGGCGTTGCTAGAGAATTCCTGTTTGGTGTTAAAAAATACAGACTTTACTAGAAATTGCTGTTCTGTGACGTAATTGACATGATCACACATCTTTTCGTCTAGTATTTGATGCTTACACAAATTATTTGTTAGAGAATATTGATATTCGGGGTATTTTGGGGTGTGTGGTTTTTTTGttgattatttgtttttgtttgttgtttcgttttttatttatttgtttatttatttatttatttttggtttaCTTGCTTTCATCCCATGaacccacacacacatacacataggGAATTGTCTACT contains:
- the LOC125646783 gene encoding uncharacterized protein LOC125646783 isoform X2, which gives rise to MRQITWESRHGVLSYTYQVITVSVFSTNYIDVHRQTPTRHQRGRTEIQNVSLHQNCMVEGPNGDTVLALGDNESGGGKKRIAVTTPSVGAWLVMCSDEQTYTAFVWGLSDVTFQVHFLDLSDNPLIGDPIEDTNITLGIEVSGMESLEFISSVEIIYNNGVTDIYNVSKQGSGRHHNFYELELTVPDQAFRVGLTATDTRNNTVHRQSPMLFQPKAFTVSISQITTDTSPGSNVVFVYNIYNHRVSSQTFSTEVILDTLQPDEFSSNATAGDEIEVPSYTKQYGAFAVMISSSASVGTSCNVILSVKRIKGNVELTKLLLIVQPNNILSTPKSELMTSPETNPRKSTLTPRTTSQDITSYSNSTAWVTNSSIVEKKSSISKTITPPWTISTISDLTLATSQTDVSPPAFNKVSFIDRCYIKVKCTAGEWVVHFVVQDNESGIHRVMAEDTTHSNVHTENFPDGLAKVPVHGNISTSCCQNEAVLVVEDMKGNWGRYHVTYERQNSTGNGNNTTEDVTKHHLRELAATVVGLCAGILAFIILLTFIIQFKSKIVSGFSSIKFPRPEKQIEMRVPHRVSVNIEVMDENK
- the LOC125646783 gene encoding uncharacterized protein LOC125646783 isoform X1, which gives rise to MECYHTHIKLLLFQCFLPIILTSIDKPQLVINGGAQVDLILIKVLQARGNGSSLSFTVDSTVSYFVVEIQNVSLHQNCMVEGPNGDTVLALGDNESGGGKKRIAVTTPSVGAWLVMCSDEQTYTAFVWGLSDVTFQVHFLDLSDNPLIGDPIEDTNITLGIEVSGMESLEFISSVEIIYNNGVTDIYNVSKQGSGRHHNFYELELTVPDQAFRVGLTATDTRNNTVHRQSPMLFQPKAFTVSISQITTDTSPGSNVVFVYNIYNHRVSSQTFSTEVILDTLQPDEFSSNATAGDEIEVPSYTKQYGAFAVMISSSASVGTSCNVILSVKRIKGNVELTKLLLIVQPNNILSTPKSELMTSPETNPRKSTLTPRTTSQDITSYSNSTAWVTNSSIVEKKSSISKTITPPWTISTISDLTLATSQTDVSPPAFNKVSFIDRCYIKVKCTAGEWVVHFVVQDNESGIHRVMAEDTTHSNVHTENFPDGLAKVPVHGNISTSCCQNEAVLVVEDMKGNWGRYHVTYERQNSTGNGNNTTEDVTKHHLRELAATVVGLCAGILAFIILLTFIIQFKSKIVSGFSSIKFPRPEKQIEMRVPHRVSVNIEVMDENK
- the LOC125646783 gene encoding uncharacterized protein LOC125646783 isoform X3 gives rise to the protein MCSDEQTYTAFVWGLSDVTFQVHFLDLSDNPLIGDPIEDTNITLGIEVSGMESLEFISSVEIIYNNGVTDIYNVSKQGSGRHHNFYELELTVPDQAFRVGLTATDTRNNTVHRQSPMLFQPKAFTVSISQITTDTSPGSNVVFVYNIYNHRVSSQTFSTEVILDTLQPDEFSSNATAGDEIEVPSYTKQYGAFAVMISSSASVGTSCNVILSVKRIKGNVELTKLLLIVQPNNILSTPKSELMTSPETNPRKSTLTPRTTSQDITSYSNSTAWVTNSSIVEKKSSISKTITPPWTISTISDLTLATSQTDVSPPAFNKVSFIDRCYIKVKCTAGEWVVHFVVQDNESGIHRVMAEDTTHSNVHTENFPDGLAKVPVHGNISTSCCQNEAVLVVEDMKGNWGRYHVTYERQNSTGNGNNTTEDVTKHHLRELAATVVGLCAGILAFIILLTFIIQFKSKIVSGFSSIKFPRPEKQIEMRVPHRVSVNIEVMDENK